From one Nodosilinea sp. PGN35 genomic stretch:
- the nuoH gene encoding NADH-quinone oxidoreductase subunit NuoH yields the protein MNQGIDLQGSFVEALVGLGVPAGAAKALWLPLPMVVILVGATVSIFVTVWLERKISAAAQQRIGPEFAGPMGTLQAAADGIKLIFKEDITPAKADPILFTLGPAIVVIPVFLSYLIVPFGQNLVITDIGVGIFLWIALSSIAPIGLLMSGYSSNNKYSLLGGLRAAAQSISYEIPMALAVLAVVLMSNSLSTIDIVNQQSGYGILGWNIWRQPAGFLIFWIAALAECERLPFDLPEAEEELVAGYQTEYTGMKFGLFYVGSYVNLVLSALIVSILYLGGWESPISVSWLASLIGVSETTPWLQVITASLGIMMTLFKAYALVFIAVLLRWTMPRIRIDQLLDFGWKFLLPVSLVNLLLTAALKLTFPMAFGG from the coding sequence ATGAACCAAGGAATTGACCTACAGGGGAGCTTCGTCGAGGCCCTAGTCGGCCTGGGAGTGCCCGCCGGGGCGGCGAAGGCGCTGTGGCTGCCGCTGCCTATGGTGGTGATTTTGGTGGGGGCCACGGTCAGCATCTTTGTCACGGTATGGCTAGAGCGCAAGATCTCTGCCGCCGCTCAGCAGCGCATTGGGCCTGAGTTCGCTGGCCCCATGGGTACCCTTCAGGCCGCTGCCGACGGCATCAAGCTAATCTTCAAAGAAGACATCACCCCCGCCAAGGCCGACCCGATTCTGTTTACGCTGGGGCCTGCGATCGTGGTGATTCCGGTGTTCCTGTCCTACCTGATTGTGCCCTTCGGCCAAAATCTGGTGATCACCGACATCGGTGTCGGCATTTTTTTGTGGATTGCCCTCTCCAGCATTGCCCCCATCGGGCTGCTGATGTCGGGCTATTCTTCGAACAATAAATATTCTCTGCTGGGGGGCTTGCGGGCGGCGGCGCAGTCGATCAGCTACGAAATCCCTATGGCGCTGGCGGTGCTGGCGGTGGTGCTGATGTCCAACAGTCTCAGCACCATCGACATTGTCAATCAGCAGTCGGGCTACGGCATTCTGGGCTGGAACATTTGGCGGCAGCCCGCCGGGTTCTTGATCTTCTGGATCGCGGCCCTGGCAGAATGTGAGCGCCTGCCCTTTGACCTGCCCGAGGCCGAGGAAGAGCTAGTGGCGGGCTACCAGACCGAGTACACCGGCATGAAGTTTGGCCTGTTCTACGTAGGCTCCTACGTCAACCTGGTGCTGTCGGCGCTGATTGTCTCGATTCTGTACCTGGGCGGTTGGGAGTCGCCGATTTCAGTGAGCTGGTTGGCCAGCCTGATCGGGGTCAGCGAAACCACCCCCTGGCTCCAGGTAATTACTGCTTCCCTGGGCATCATGATGACCCTGTTTAAGGCCTACGCCCTGGTGTTTATTGCGGTGCTGCTGCGCTGGACCATGCCCCGCATTCGTATTGATCAACTGCTCGACTTCGGCTGGAAGTTTCTGCTGCCGGTGTCGCTGGTCAACCTGCTGCTGACCGCTGCCCTAAAGTTGACCTTCCCCATGGCTTTTGGCGGTTAG
- the ndhI gene encoding NAD(P)H-quinone oxidoreductase subunit I, with protein MLGFLKQVGDYAKESLQAAKYIGQGLSVTFDHMSRRPVTVQYPYEKLIPSERFRGRIHFEFDKCIACEVCVRVCPINLPVVDWEFDKATKKKDLKHYSIDFGVCIFCGNCVEYCPTNCLSMTEEYELATYDRHELNYDSVALGRLPYKVTQDPMVTPLRELAYLPKGVMDPHDLPVNARRAGQMPQEILEAAQANEKAEAKPEAKSAD; from the coding sequence ATGCTGGGTTTTCTCAAACAAGTCGGCGACTATGCCAAAGAGAGCTTGCAGGCGGCCAAATACATTGGTCAGGGCCTGTCTGTTACCTTTGACCACATGAGTCGTAGGCCAGTTACGGTGCAGTATCCCTACGAGAAGCTGATTCCTTCGGAGCGGTTTCGGGGCCGCATTCACTTTGAGTTTGACAAGTGCATCGCCTGCGAGGTGTGTGTGCGGGTGTGCCCGATCAACCTGCCTGTGGTCGATTGGGAATTTGACAAGGCCACCAAGAAAAAAGACCTGAAGCACTACAGCATTGACTTTGGGGTCTGCATTTTTTGCGGCAACTGCGTGGAGTATTGCCCCACCAACTGTTTGTCGATGACGGAAGAGTATGAGCTGGCCACCTACGATCGCCACGAACTCAACTATGACAGTGTGGCCCTGGGTCGTCTGCCCTACAAGGTCACCCAAGACCCGATGGTGACTCCCCTGCGCGAGCTGGCCTACCTGCCCAAGGGCGTGATGGATCCTCACGACCTGCCCGTCAATGCTCGGCGGGCGGGCCAGATGCCCCAGGAAATTTTAGAAGCGGCCCAGGCTAACGAAAAAGCAGAGGCCAAGCCCGAGGCCAAAAGCGCCGATTAA
- a CDS encoding NAD(+) kinase: MRLDQVIIVHKAGNRLSQQWAEKCARQIEALGGKVLRGPSGPKDNPYPVFLASVSQPIDLAIVFGGDGTALTAARNLAAENIPILAVNIGGHLGFLTESSEEMDDTEAVWERLLSDRFAVQRRMMLQARIYEGHRTNLDPVSEVYLALNEMAIKPASPDRMITSMLEMEIDGEVVDQYQGDGLLISTPTGSTGYTVAAGGPIIHPGMDAIVVTPICPLSLSSRPIVLPPGSVVSVWPLADPDLTTKLWTDGILGTAIWPGQRVDVRNAEAMAQFIILRQDHSYYGTLRNKLNWAGTRISYVNNHRN, encoded by the coding sequence TTGCGACTCGATCAAGTCATCATTGTCCATAAGGCTGGCAATCGCCTGAGCCAGCAGTGGGCCGAGAAGTGCGCCAGACAGATCGAGGCGCTGGGTGGCAAGGTGCTGCGCGGCCCCAGCGGCCCCAAAGACAACCCCTATCCCGTGTTTCTCGCCTCGGTGAGCCAGCCCATTGACCTGGCCATTGTGTTTGGCGGCGACGGTACGGCGCTGACGGCGGCCCGCAACCTGGCCGCAGAGAATATCCCCATTCTGGCGGTCAACATTGGCGGCCACCTGGGGTTTTTGACCGAAAGCTCTGAGGAGATGGACGATACCGAGGCGGTGTGGGAGCGGCTGCTGAGCGATCGCTTTGCCGTGCAGCGGCGCATGATGCTGCAAGCCCGCATCTACGAGGGCCACCGCACCAACCTCGACCCGGTGAGCGAGGTCTATCTGGCCCTCAACGAAATGGCGATCAAGCCTGCCTCCCCCGATCGCATGATCACCTCCATGCTCGAAATGGAGATCGACGGCGAGGTGGTCGATCAGTACCAGGGGGATGGGCTGCTGATCAGCACCCCCACCGGCTCCACCGGCTACACCGTGGCGGCGGGGGGGCCGATCATTCACCCCGGCATGGATGCGATCGTGGTGACGCCGATTTGCCCCCTCAGCCTCTCCAGCCGCCCGATTGTGCTGCCGCCGGGCTCGGTGGTCAGCGTGTGGCCCCTGGCCGACCCCGACCTCACCACCAAACTGTGGACCGATGGGATTCTGGGCACCGCCATCTGGCCAGGGCAGCGGGTGGATGTGCGCAACGCCGAGGCCATGGCCCAGTTCATTATTCTGCGGCAGGATCACTCCTACTACGGCACCCTGCGCAACAAGCTCAACTGGGCCGGTACGCGCATTAGCTACGTGAACAACCACCGCAATTAG
- a CDS encoding nucleotidyltransferase substrate binding protein: MHSHDTRWVQRFANFERTFLLLREALTIESPSLVERAGIIQFFELAFELAWKVMKDYEEAEGIVVKTPREAIKQGFQIGLISPGHGWMNALQDRNLTTHTYNEATAIAVETSIRNDYFPLLTEL, from the coding sequence ATGCATTCTCACGACACCCGCTGGGTTCAGCGATTTGCTAACTTCGAGCGCACGTTTTTGCTGCTGCGCGAGGCCCTGACGATTGAGTCGCCGTCTCTAGTAGAGCGGGCGGGGATTATTCAATTTTTTGAGCTGGCCTTTGAGCTAGCGTGGAAAGTAATGAAGGACTACGAGGAAGCCGAGGGGATTGTCGTCAAAACGCCCAGGGAGGCCATTAAGCAGGGATTCCAGATCGGTCTAATCAGTCCAGGGCATGGCTGGATGAACGCGCTGCAAGACCGCAACCTCACTACGCATACCTACAACGAAGCCACGGCGATCGCCGTCGAAACCAGCATTCGCAACGATTACTTTCCCCTGCTGACCGAACTGTAG
- a CDS encoding TRAP transporter large permease subunit encodes MGYEWLAIAMFVGFFLILISGYPVAFSFAGTGLVFGLVGWLLGAFEPARLLLLPNLWFGTMANFTLLAIPFFVFLGAVLEKSGLAEELLETIGLVLGPLRGGMALAVVLVGTLLAAATGVVAATVILMGLISLPIMLRHGYDKELAAGAIIASGTLAQLIPPSLVLVVLSDQLGVSVGDLFLGALVPGLMLAGAYALYVLAVAYIKPSTAPPLPLAMRQISQWELLGRTVGAIVPPVALIFVVLGSIFFGIATPTEAGAVGAVGACGLAALNGRLTLKLLHDAAHATAVVTGVVLIILFCSSFFGLVFDALGGKTLITNLLVNLPGGYLTFLLVANLVIFAMGVFLEFIEICFIAMPLLVPAAQALGIDMVWFGVVMALNLQTAFISPPVGFSLFYLQSVAPKTISTKEIHRSALPFMAIQLVVLIVVMAFPQTVSWLVERSLQ; translated from the coding sequence ATGGGCTACGAGTGGTTGGCGATCGCCATGTTCGTTGGCTTCTTTTTGATTTTGATCAGCGGCTACCCGGTGGCCTTTTCCTTTGCGGGGACGGGGCTGGTGTTTGGCCTGGTGGGCTGGCTGCTGGGGGCCTTTGAGCCCGCTCGCCTCTTGCTGCTGCCCAACCTCTGGTTTGGCACCATGGCCAACTTTACCCTGCTGGCGATTCCATTCTTTGTGTTTTTGGGGGCGGTGCTCGAAAAATCGGGCCTGGCGGAGGAGCTGCTGGAGACCATCGGCCTGGTGCTCGGCCCCCTGCGGGGCGGCATGGCCCTGGCGGTGGTGCTGGTGGGCACCCTGCTGGCGGCGGCAACCGGGGTGGTGGCGGCGACGGTCATTCTCATGGGGCTGATTTCCCTGCCAATTATGCTGCGCCACGGCTACGACAAAGAGCTGGCCGCCGGGGCGATCATCGCCTCGGGCACCCTGGCCCAGCTGATTCCGCCCAGCCTGGTGCTGGTGGTGCTGAGCGATCAGCTGGGGGTGTCGGTGGGGGATCTGTTTTTGGGGGCGCTGGTGCCGGGGCTGATGCTGGCCGGGGCCTACGCGCTCTACGTGCTGGCGGTAGCCTACATCAAGCCCAGCACCGCGCCGCCGCTGCCCCTGGCCATGCGCCAGATCAGCCAATGGGAACTGCTGGGGCGCACGGTGGGGGCGATCGTGCCGCCGGTAGCGCTAATTTTTGTGGTGCTGGGCAGCATTTTCTTTGGCATTGCCACCCCCACCGAAGCTGGGGCCGTGGGCGCGGTCGGAGCCTGCGGGCTGGCGGCCCTGAACGGGCGACTGACGCTCAAGCTGCTGCACGATGCCGCCCACGCCACGGCAGTGGTCACTGGGGTGGTGCTGATCATTTTGTTTTGCTCGTCGTTCTTTGGCCTGGTGTTTGACGCTCTGGGCGGCAAGACGCTAATTACCAACCTGCTGGTGAACCTGCCTGGGGGCTACCTGACCTTTTTGCTGGTGGCCAACCTGGTGATTTTTGCCATGGGAGTATTTTTAGAATTCATTGAGATTTGCTTTATTGCCATGCCGCTGCTGGTGCCCGCCGCCCAGGCCCTGGGCATCGACATGGTGTGGTTTGGGGTGGTGATGGCGCTGAACTTACAGACGGCGTTTATCTCGCCGCCGGTAGGGTTTTCGCTGTTTTATTTGCAGAGCGTCGCCCCCAAAACTATCAGCACCAAAGAAATTCACCGCAGCGCCTTGCCCTTTATGGCCATTCAGCTGGTGGTGCTGATTGTGGTGATGGCGTTTCCCCAGACAGTGAGCTGGCTGGTGGAGCGATCGCTCCAGTAG
- a CDS encoding TRAP transporter small permease subunit produces MISPRVVQRLLRVAGAIDALSIWIGKSLGWLVLLTVAVGFYNVMARYIGRFLGLQLASNGLIELQWYLFSIAFLLSFPYILQQGANVRVDFLEAGWSDRRRAMIGFWGTVLFLIPFCGLGLWVTVNPVMQSWGLLPDGTWGRWEVSPDASGLPRAPIKSMVLVGFGLLLLQAVAQAIKYWAVWCGYGEGRTIPEAQLPPLE; encoded by the coding sequence GTGATCAGTCCTAGGGTTGTACAACGGCTGCTGCGGGTGGCTGGGGCGATCGACGCCCTGAGCATCTGGATTGGCAAGAGTCTGGGCTGGCTGGTGCTGCTGACGGTTGCCGTGGGCTTTTACAACGTCATGGCCCGCTACATTGGCCGGTTTCTAGGGTTGCAGCTGGCCTCTAACGGGCTGATTGAGTTGCAGTGGTATCTGTTTTCGATCGCCTTTTTGCTGAGTTTTCCCTACATTCTCCAGCAGGGAGCAAACGTGCGGGTCGATTTTTTGGAGGCGGGCTGGAGCGATCGCCGCCGGGCCATGATTGGCTTTTGGGGCACGGTGCTGTTTTTGATTCCGTTTTGCGGGCTAGGGCTGTGGGTGACGGTGAACCCGGTGATGCAGTCCTGGGGGCTCTTGCCCGACGGCACCTGGGGCCGCTGGGAGGTGTCGCCCGATGCCAGCGGTCTGCCCAGGGCACCGATTAAGTCAATGGTGCTGGTGGGCTTTGGGCTGCTGCTGCTGCAAGCAGTGGCTCAGGCAATTAAGTACTGGGCGGTGTGGTGCGGCTATGGCGAGGGCAGGACAATACCCGAGGCTCAGCTGCCGCCCCTGGAGTAG
- the gatC gene encoding Asp-tRNA(Asn)/Glu-tRNA(Gln) amidotransferase subunit GatC yields MIDLEQVRKVALLARLELTPDEEEQFTEQLSGILDYVEQLKELNTDDVEPTTRAIELSNITRTDSLQPFAEREAILDCAPDREDSFFKVPKILSE; encoded by the coding sequence ATGATCGATCTCGAACAGGTTCGCAAAGTCGCCCTGCTGGCCCGCCTGGAGCTAACCCCTGATGAAGAAGAACAGTTCACCGAACAGCTCAGCGGCATTCTCGACTACGTGGAGCAGCTCAAGGAACTCAACACCGACGACGTAGAGCCCACCACCCGCGCCATTGAGCTGAGCAACATCACCCGTACCGACAGCCTCCAGCCCTTTGCTGAACGGGAAGCCATCCTCGACTGCGCCCCCGATCGCGAAGATAGTTTCTTCAAGGTGCCCAAGATTCTCAGTGAGTAG
- a CDS encoding NADH-quinone oxidoreductase subunit J, which translates to MTLAEGVQLVAFGILTAMTLGGALGVVLLDNIVYSAFLLGGVFTSMSGLYILLNAGFVAAAQVLVYVGAVSVLILFGIMLVNKEQPFIPMKQAWLGKAATGGVCVGLFALLTASTLNTPWAISTEVPTGEMATVAIGIHFFTDYLLPFELASMLLLIALIGAIVLARRELIPDVAPGEPASEALQLPERPRELVSSGSLPDTD; encoded by the coding sequence GTGACGCTAGCGGAAGGGGTACAACTCGTTGCCTTTGGCATTTTGACCGCCATGACCCTGGGGGGTGCCCTGGGGGTGGTGCTGTTAGACAATATCGTCTATTCGGCGTTTTTGCTGGGGGGTGTGTTTACCAGCATGTCGGGTCTCTACATCTTGCTCAACGCTGGTTTTGTGGCGGCGGCTCAGGTGCTGGTCTACGTGGGTGCCGTCAGCGTGCTGATTTTGTTTGGAATCATGCTGGTGAACAAGGAGCAGCCCTTTATCCCCATGAAGCAGGCCTGGTTGGGCAAGGCGGCTACGGGCGGGGTTTGCGTGGGTCTGTTTGCCCTACTGACGGCCTCAACGCTGAATACGCCCTGGGCCATTTCCACCGAGGTGCCCACGGGAGAGATGGCGACGGTGGCCATTGGCATTCACTTTTTTACCGACTACCTGCTGCCCTTTGAGCTGGCCTCGATGCTGCTGTTGATTGCGCTGATTGGGGCAATCGTGCTGGCCCGCCGCGAGCTGATTCCCGATGTTGCTCCTGGTGAACCGGCTTCGGAAGCTCTACAGCTGCCCGAACGCCCTCGAGAACTAGTCTCTTCAGGTTCTCTTCCTGACACAGACTAG
- a CDS encoding nucleotidyltransferase domain-containing protein yields the protein MANAYGLTESDMAQILGACRQFEAIAAVVLFDSRAKGNYKPGSDVDLAVKGDRITQRTLAQMADRLNEDLPLPYVFDVVHYDTLDQPLVEHIDRVGIVLYDRASAI from the coding sequence ATGGCTAACGCCTACGGTCTGACCGAGAGCGACATGGCTCAAATTTTGGGGGCCTGTCGCCAGTTTGAGGCGATCGCGGCGGTGGTGCTGTTTGACTCGCGGGCCAAGGGCAACTACAAACCAGGGTCAGACGTGGATCTGGCGGTGAAGGGCGATCGCATCACCCAGCGCACCCTTGCCCAGATGGCCGATCGGTTGAACGAAGATCTGCCGCTGCCCTATGTCTTCGATGTGGTTCACTACGACACCCTGGACCAGCCGCTGGTTGAGCATATCGATCGCGTTGGGATAGTTCTCTACGATCGAGCCAGTGCGATATAG
- a CDS encoding TRAP transporter substrate-binding protein — protein sequence MKRRQLVKTTTLGLATATAAAACTGASSPVADGAASEELPRIDWQMATSWPASLDTLLRGAEVFAQRVSAMSGGRFTITPRTAGEIAPPLEVLNVVSQGAVPCGHTASYYYIGRSPVMGFGCGIPFGLTPQQQNAWLYEGDGLSQLQEFYARTFNLIQFPAGNTGAQMGGWFRREINTVSDLAGLKMRIPGLGGQVMSKLGVTVQTLPGGEIFQALQTGAIDAAEWVGPYDDEKLGLNRVANYYYHPGWWEPGSTLEVQINLNEWNKLPPVYQEMVRAAAYEANTQMLSRYEALNAAALERLVAGGTQLRRFSDEIMTAAQEVTFDLYEEFAASDADFRGIYESWLGFRDRLYAWNQLNQHSFESFAYANLRSGAEVAT from the coding sequence ATGAAGCGTCGGCAGTTAGTCAAAACAACCACCCTGGGCCTGGCAACGGCCACCGCCGCTGCGGCCTGTACCGGAGCGTCTTCTCCGGTGGCCGACGGTGCCGCCAGTGAAGAACTGCCCCGGATTGACTGGCAGATGGCCACCAGCTGGCCCGCCTCCCTCGATACCCTGCTGAGGGGAGCCGAGGTGTTTGCCCAGCGGGTGAGCGCCATGAGCGGCGGGCGTTTTACCATTACTCCGCGCACCGCTGGCGAAATTGCCCCGCCCCTGGAGGTGCTGAATGTGGTTTCCCAGGGGGCGGTGCCCTGCGGCCACACGGCTTCGTACTACTACATTGGCCGCAGCCCGGTGATGGGCTTTGGCTGCGGCATTCCCTTTGGGCTCACCCCTCAGCAGCAAAACGCCTGGCTCTACGAAGGCGACGGGCTGAGCCAGCTGCAAGAGTTTTACGCCCGCACGTTCAACCTGATTCAGTTTCCGGCGGGCAATACCGGAGCCCAGATGGGCGGGTGGTTTCGCCGCGAAATCAATACCGTTAGCGACCTGGCGGGGCTGAAAATGCGGATTCCGGGCCTGGGGGGCCAGGTGATGAGCAAGCTGGGGGTGACGGTGCAGACCCTGCCGGGGGGCGAAATTTTCCAGGCGCTGCAAACCGGAGCGATTGACGCTGCCGAGTGGGTCGGCCCCTACGACGACGAAAAGCTGGGCCTCAACCGCGTGGCCAATTATTACTACCACCCCGGCTGGTGGGAGCCGGGCAGCACCCTGGAGGTGCAGATCAATCTCAACGAGTGGAACAAGCTGCCCCCGGTCTACCAAGAGATGGTGCGGGCGGCGGCCTACGAGGCCAATACGCAGATGCTGTCGCGCTACGAGGCGCTAAATGCGGCGGCGCTGGAGCGGTTGGTGGCCGGTGGTACCCAGCTGCGGCGGTTTAGCGACGAAATTATGACCGCCGCCCAGGAGGTTACCTTTGACCTCTATGAAGAGTTTGCCGCCAGCGACGCCGACTTTAGGGGCATCTATGAAAGCTGGCTGGGGTTTCGCGATCGCCTCTACGCCTGGAACCAGCTCAACCAGCACAGCTTTGAGAGCTTTGCCTACGCCAACCTGCGCTCGGGGGCCGAGGTGGCGACCTAG
- a CDS encoding photosystem I assembly protein Ycf3 yields the protein MPRTQRNDNFIDKSFTVMADMILKMMPAKKSEKEAFAYYRDGMSAQADGEYAEAMENYREALILEEEPYDKSFILYNMGLIHASNGEHEIALEKYKEALELNPRLCQALNNIAVIYHYKGEQAEAAGDTDTAENLFDEAARYWLEAVSIAPNNYIEAQNWMKNTGRMKNDIFF from the coding sequence ATGCCAAGAACCCAACGCAACGACAACTTCATCGACAAATCCTTCACGGTTATGGCCGACATGATCCTGAAGATGATGCCCGCCAAAAAGAGTGAGAAAGAGGCCTTCGCCTACTACCGCGACGGCATGTCGGCCCAGGCCGATGGCGAATATGCTGAGGCGATGGAAAACTACCGCGAAGCCCTGATTCTCGAAGAAGAGCCCTACGACAAGAGCTTCATTCTCTACAACATGGGCCTGATTCACGCCAGCAACGGCGAGCATGAAATCGCTCTAGAAAAGTACAAAGAAGCGCTGGAGCTCAACCCCCGCCTGTGCCAGGCTCTCAACAACATCGCCGTGATCTACCACTACAAGGGTGAGCAGGCCGAGGCCGCTGGCGACACCGACACCGCCGAAAACCTGTTCGACGAGGCGGCCCGCTACTGGCTAGAGGCGGTCAGCATCGCCCCCAACAACTACATCGAAGCCCAAAACTGGATGAAGAATACGGGCCGCATGAAGAACGACATCTTCTTCTAG
- the nuoK gene encoding NADH-quinone oxidoreductase subunit NuoK, whose product MQLEYFLLVAAALFCIGIYGLVTSRNVIRVLMSIELMLNAVNLNLMAFSNYLDPVGINGQVFAVFVISIAAAEAAVGLAIVLSIYRNRDTVDMEQFNLLKW is encoded by the coding sequence ATGCAACTTGAGTACTTTCTCCTTGTCGCCGCCGCCCTGTTCTGTATTGGCATCTACGGCCTGGTCACCAGCCGCAACGTGATTCGCGTGCTGATGTCCATTGAGCTGATGCTCAACGCGGTGAATCTCAACCTGATGGCCTTCTCTAACTACCTTGACCCGGTAGGTATCAACGGTCAGGTGTTTGCGGTGTTTGTGATCAGCATTGCGGCAGCGGAGGCGGCGGTGGGCCTGGCGATCGTGCTGTCGATCTACCGCAACCGTGACACGGTCGATATGGAGCAGTTTAATCTGCTGAAGTGGTAA
- a CDS encoding L-lactate permease: MPLVLSSPIALLPILTVFLLLVVARRPASQAMPGALGVTMLVAGVVWRVPVNYIAAALVQGLAIAAEILFIVFGAILLLNVLQASGAIAVIRQSLLALSPDRRVQMIVIAWLFGSFIEGASGFGTPAVVCVPLLVAVGFPALAAVMAALIIQSTPSTFGAVGTPLMFGMEAGLGGAATVEATLTAQDLRLIDLIAQVGGRAALIHAVIGTLIPLVLVVLVTRFFGEGAAKAEGLHLWKFALVAGLAFTVPYALTAVLLGPEFPSMVGGLVGLAVVVTIIRSGWLQPEQPWDFPPEESWPAAWSGSVVPSLVTPPAGMTVVKAWLPYVLLGVLLVLSRLTQLPLKGWLQSIRPSWTGIFGTTIAAASTPFYLPATLFLVVVVITYVLHQMKARDLRRAVGASLPILQKTTLALGSAVLMARVFINSEVNGAGLPSMPLALAEGMSALAGNTWPLFAAGVGLVGAFVAGSVTVSNMMFSLFQFGVAESIGEPAPLILALQTVGASAGNVICVSNVVAAAATVGLLGREGLLMRQLLPVVAYYLGLAGIIGIAWATVGG, encoded by the coding sequence ATGCCCCTCGTCCTCTCCTCCCCAATTGCCCTACTGCCCATCCTGACGGTCTTCTTGCTGCTGGTGGTGGCGCGGCGACCGGCCAGTCAGGCGATGCCGGGGGCGCTGGGGGTGACGATGCTGGTGGCGGGGGTGGTGTGGCGGGTGCCGGTAAATTACATTGCGGCGGCGCTGGTGCAGGGGTTGGCGATCGCCGCCGAAATCCTCTTCATCGTGTTTGGGGCGATTTTGCTGCTGAATGTCTTGCAGGCCTCGGGGGCGATCGCCGTCATCCGCCAGAGCCTGCTGGCGCTGTCGCCCGATCGCCGGGTGCAGATGATCGTGATCGCCTGGCTGTTTGGCAGCTTTATTGAGGGGGCCTCGGGCTTTGGCACCCCGGCGGTGGTCTGCGTGCCCCTGCTGGTGGCGGTGGGGTTTCCGGCCCTGGCGGCGGTGATGGCAGCGCTGATTATTCAGAGTACCCCCTCAACCTTTGGGGCGGTGGGTACGCCGCTGATGTTTGGCATGGAGGCAGGGCTGGGGGGAGCGGCGACGGTGGAGGCGACCCTGACGGCCCAAGACCTGCGGCTGATCGATTTGATCGCCCAGGTGGGTGGCCGCGCCGCGCTGATCCACGCCGTCATCGGCACATTGATTCCCCTGGTGCTGGTGGTGCTGGTCACCCGATTTTTTGGGGAAGGGGCGGCGAAGGCCGAAGGTCTGCACCTGTGGAAGTTTGCCCTGGTGGCGGGGCTAGCCTTTACGGTGCCCTACGCGCTGACGGCGGTGCTTTTGGGGCCAGAGTTTCCGTCTATGGTGGGCGGGCTGGTGGGGCTGGCGGTGGTGGTGACGATCATTCGCAGTGGCTGGCTGCAACCGGAGCAACCCTGGGATTTTCCGCCGGAGGAGAGCTGGCCAGCGGCGTGGTCGGGCAGCGTGGTGCCGTCGCTGGTGACGCCCCCGGCGGGAATGACGGTGGTAAAGGCGTGGCTGCCCTACGTGCTGCTGGGGGTGCTGCTGGTGCTGTCGCGACTGACACAGCTGCCGCTGAAGGGCTGGCTCCAGAGCATTCGGCCATCGTGGACAGGGATCTTTGGCACGACGATCGCAGCGGCCTCAACGCCCTTCTATCTCCCCGCCACCCTGTTTCTGGTGGTGGTGGTGATCACCTATGTTCTGCACCAGATGAAAGCGCGGGATTTGCGGCGGGCGGTGGGAGCGTCGCTGCCCATTCTGCAAAAAACCACCCTGGCCCTGGGTTCAGCGGTGCTGATGGCGCGGGTGTTCATTAACTCAGAGGTGAATGGGGCTGGGCTGCCCAGTATGCCCCTGGCCCTGGCGGAGGGCATGTCTGCCCTGGCGGGGAACACCTGGCCCCTGTTTGCCGCCGGGGTGGGTCTGGTGGGGGCCTTTGTGGCGGGCAGCGTCACCGTCAGCAATATGATGTTTTCGCTGTTTCAGTTTGGGGTGGCCGAGAGCATTGGCGAACCCGCGCCGCTGATTTTGGCCCTGCAAACCGTGGGGGCCTCGGCGGGAAACGTGATCTGCGTGTCGAACGTGGTGGCGGCGGCGGCCACGGTGGGGCTGCTGGGGCGCGAAGGTCTGCTCATGCGCCAGCTGCTGCCGGTGGTGGCCTACTACCTGGGGCTGGCGGGAATCATCGGGATTGCTTGGGCCACGGTTGGAGGGTGA